The following coding sequences are from one Thermodesulfobacteriota bacterium window:
- the acpS gene encoding holo-ACP synthase — RFRAALQRWGGRLRERLFSEDEIRYCMGKRDPETHLAARFAAKEAVFKALGTPLGFREIEVTNGEKGKPEVRVTGLLEDDYHFNLSISHDGEYAVAQVLVEKY, encoded by the coding sequence GCGCTTCCGGGCCGCGCTCCAGCGGTGGGGGGGGAGGCTGAGGGAGCGTCTTTTCTCAGAGGACGAGATCCGCTACTGCATGGGAAAAAGAGACCCGGAGACGCACCTCGCGGCGCGCTTCGCCGCCAAGGAGGCGGTCTTTAAAGCCCTCGGAACGCCCCTCGGCTTCAGGGAGATCGAGGTCACTAACGGCGAAAAGGGAAAGCCGGAGGTGAGGGTAACCGGGCTTCTTGAAGACGACTACCATTTCAACCTCTCCATCTCGCACGACGGGGAGTACGCCGTGGCGCAGGTGCTAGTAGAGAAGTATTAG